From a region of the Pecten maximus chromosome 18, xPecMax1.1, whole genome shotgun sequence genome:
- the LOC117316576 gene encoding tyrosine-protein kinase JAK2-like isoform X2: MSGSGHTLLLGSASGTTLDSGTTLGSGTTLGTTLDSGQMGCLLSRNSSCEVPDVSEQPILVTVHLHGGFSECLRMEDTTRSVEEIIRKLLSIHYPTVGPAAIHLFGFALLDMRKNDRFIWKSPRCLMKDLQGQMKNNANLKLYVRVRFVPAKDRLSKLKVFGNDVIKYLYHQLREDLLSERIRHIYGSRNQLTSAKCRGLAVLNLLIDSRLKKKPVEIILEQHKLKDFLPPSECVAFLKKMKLEKNMKDHVRKFDQSHPENSTDIEELMTGYIRDILKEILDYSVEQYDAKVLDMTQNKRVPKRILVDIHHNPSGVFIDGMPFSEIEELCSASITPSYDSNAWNVHLDRTNGRPEVLEFESEEVAESFVSCLDGYYRLIHDFYFSLCSNMEPLSLQSLRRIKSYGPIETSSAIEKLTLKMDDQESFYLCKQDINSFDKFILAYPLRGQIMTEVVQRESGVFYLLRDNEKSFQDPGRLVPHLLQTEHNNILSNNMRRLKPNVEACGVLKRLFMEEKEAILDEDKQQKDERMLSRQPVIIPESHLNIKKLIGIGKFTEVHEGTYKESQSVAIKCLRTKTSPYQLYNCLEPFLYALRQHMKFSEVQEPNFFAGVLGVCMTMPMKIVMDYAKEGSLSHFFSNRRTDQPIYMRHLVYAATQVAQGLFQLEEKNLHHGNICCQNILVYRYDISEIIVKIGDPGMIQVYETPSMANNEKVNKKRFPWIALELFANNPSCANIKSDIFAFGTTIWEMFALGDNPIDKPPLSSMSFEKQMKFYRESESQLPINEGLRVMSNDSIHIKKCKMAMSDLIQRCRVPSPDDRPTAKELVRDLNTLTASYANEYHDYDQIMDEDYPIWSDAETSEMSRNLDSDEEVPDIPQSFPTPEFEEIRPSNQQFKSQKDMTVMPVPDLQQISPRQPGPVPSRPFNGPPPNRPLPQHPAMENPAMIRRSQLDISSVTIGEGHYGMVKKGCLKRFNDHKLPIAAKCLKGNEYESVLQSQEFKREATMMEALNHPNIVHFYGICNNMIIMEYVDNGAMSVFLREQRKSNNCLSANKLMKIMLDIAEGMKYMSGQRIIHSDLAGRNILMTKDLHAKISDFGLARYLSKGKDYYRRSKEKELPASWCSPEGLTTLKFTTVGDVWSYGVVLWEAFTHGKRPSYGKDLRQLAQRLFDGERLERPNGEEGCPDQVWDLMKWCWKYTPNERPSFQEIANECIEILKEIRLDTDSEEIQPDPNLQQQDGVPPSRLPTPVAGVIPPVIPGVNALETTQVPVPGGQDSVIGSNIRTNLPSNNIPHQNGIVITSPELNRNTIQCSQGASLPTSPNSLRTNLHNSRVPLSPVGQPFDRELPRKPRDDFSFLLVKKELEVNRADMLGQGEFGFVYKGQYRQKEVAVKVIEEGHLNKYNEELFWEEVDVFGRACHPNIVTFLGFVRDTHMLVMEFVPKGSLSMYLSNCSKGEATLSLRQNLGIMTDIASGMQYLVQQNIIHCDLAARNILLMDNMMAKISDFGLSKALSKDKDYYCRGSQKRMPCW, from the exons ATGTCTGGATCTGGCCATACTTTACTGCTGGGAAGTGCCAGTGGTACAACTTTAGACAGTGGTACAACTTTAGGCAGTGGTACAACTTTAGGTACAACTTTAGACAGTGGTCAGATGGGGTGTTTGCTGTCAAGAAATTCTTCATGTGAAGTCCCAGATGTGTCGGAACAGCCAATTCTGGTAACAGTTCATTTGCATGGAGGATTCTCCGAATGTCTCCGGATGGAAGACACAACCAGGTCTGTTGAGGAAATTATTAGAAAATTGCTTAGCATTCACTATCCCACTGTTGGACCAGCGGCCATTCATTTGTTTGGATTTGCTTTGCTGGACATGAGAAAAAATGACCGCTTCATCTGGAAAAGTCCAAGGTGCTTGATGAAAGACCTACAAGGGCAAATGAAAAACAATGCAAATTTGAAGTTGTATGTGCGTGTAAGGTTTGTGCCAGCTAAAGACAGACTGTCAAAGTTGAAAGTTTTTGGAAATGatgtgataaaatatttgtacCATCAGTTAAGAGAGGATCTTCTCAGCGAACGAATCAGGCACATTTATGGGTCACGGAATCAACTGACCTCAGCAAAATGTCGGGGGTTGGCAGTGTTGAACCTATTGATCGACAGCCGTCTCAAGAAAAAACCTGTTGAAATTATTTTGGAACAGCACAAACTGAAGGACTTCCTACCTCCGAGTGAATGTGTGGCATTTTTGAAAAAGATGAAactagaaaaaaatatgaaagatCATGTAAGGAAATTTGACCAAAGTCATCCTGAGAATAGTACAGACATAGAGGAACTGATGACTGGGTATATACGCGACATCCTCAAGGAAATACTCGACTATAGTGTCGAACAGTATGACGCTAAGGTCCTGGACATGACTCAAAACAAACGTGTTCCAAAAAGAATTCTTGTGGACATTCATCACAATCCTTCGGGGGTTTTCATTGATGgt ATGCCATTTTCAGAAATTGAAGAGCTTTGTTCTGCTAGCATTACTCCCAGTTACGATTCTAATGCCTGGAATGTCCATCTTGATCGTACCAATGGGAGGCCAGAG GTGCTGGAGTTTGAGAGTGAGGAAGTTGCAGAGTCATTTGTGTCCTGTTTAGATGGATACTACCGCCTCATCCACGACTTTTACTTCAGTTTATGCAGTAATATGGAGCCACTGTCTTTACAGTCGCTCAGGCGAATCAAATCCTACGGACCTATCGA gaCCTCCAGTGCAATAGAGAAACTAACCTTGAAGATGGATGACCAAGAAAGCTTTTATCTGTGTAAGCAGGACATCAACAGCTTTGACAAATTCATCCTCGCGTACCCACTTAGAGGTCAAATCATGACAGAAGTCGTACAACGAGAGAGTGGCGTCTTCTACTTGCTGCGAGACAATGAGAAATCATTCCAGGATCCCGGCCGACTAGTGCCTCACCTTTTACAGACAGAGCATAACAACATCCTGTCCAACAATATGAGGCGTCTGAAACCCAATG TTGAAGCTTGTGGTGTGTTAAAGAGGTTGTTTATGGAAGAGAAGGAAGCCATTCTTGATGAGGACAAGCAGCAGAAAGACGAGCGGATGTTGTCACGGCAACCAGTTATAATCCCTGAATCCCATCTTAACATAAAAAAGCTTATTG GGATAGGTAAATTCACAGAGGTACATGAAGGTACTTACAAGGAAAGTCAATCTGTGGCCATCAAGTGTCTCCGGACAAAAACCTCCCCTTACCAGCTGTATAACTGCCTGGAG CCATTTCTTTATGCTCTGCGACAACACATGAAATTCTCTGAAGTACAGGAACCTAACTTTTTCGCTGGAGTTCTGGGGGTTTGTATGACCATGCCAATGAAAATTGTCATGGACTACGCCAAGGAGGGATCATTGTCTCATTTCTTCTCAAATCGACGAACAGATCAGCCAATCTATATGCGCCATCTTGTTTATGCTGCGACACAAGTTGCCCAGGGGCTTTTTCAGCTG GAGGAAAAGAATCTTCACCATGGTAACATCTGCTGCCAGAATATCCTGGTGTACCGTTACGACATCAGTGAAATCATCGTGAAGATAGGAGATCCTGGTATGATACAAGTGTACGAAACTCCATCCATGGCCAACAACGAGAAAGTCAACAAGAAGAG GTTTCCGTGGATTGCCCTAGAACTCTTTGCCAACAATCCCAGCTGTGCCAACATAAAATCTGACATATTTGCTTTTGGCACAACAATTTGGGAAATGTTCGCTCTGGGAGACAACCCCATTGACAAGCCACCATTGTCATCAATGTCATTTGAAAAA CAAATGAAGTTCTACCGAGAATCCGAGAGCCAATTACCCATTAATGAAGGACTGAGGGTAATGTCTAATGATTCCATCCATATCAAAAAGTGTAAGATGGCCATGTCAGACCTGATCCAGAGATGTAGAGTTCCCTCCCCTGATGACCGCCCCACAGCCAAGGAGCTTGTGCGGGATCTGAACACTTTAACTGCATCGTATG CTAATGAATACCATGACTATGATCAAATCATGGATGAAGAttacccaatttggtcagatgCAGAAACTTCAGAAATGTCACGTAACCTTGACAGCGATGAAGAAGTCCCGGATATCCCACAAAGTTTTCCAACTCCGGAATTTGAGGAGATCAGACCCAGCAATCAACAGTTCAAATCCCAAAAAG ACATGACTGTGATGCCCGTACCCGACTTGCAACAGATAAGTCCAAGACAACCTGGTCCTGTCCCCTCTAGACCCTTCAATGGCCCACCTCCTAATAGACCTCTACCACAGCACCCTGCTATGGAAAATCCAGCCATGATCAGGAGAAGTCAACTAGATATCTCCTCAGTGACTATTGGAGAG GGACATTATGGGATGGTGAAGAAAGGCTGCCTGAAACGGTTCAATGATCACAAGCTTCCAATAGctgcaaaatgtttaaaaggCAATGAATACGAATCTGTCCTTCAGAGTCAGGAATTCAAACGGGAAGCCACAATGATGGAAGCGCTCAATCATCCCAACATTGTTCATTTCTACGGCATCTGTAACAATA TGATCATTATGGAGTATGTTGACAATGGTGCTATGAGTGTATTCCTGAGAGAACAGAGGAAGAGTAACAACTGTCTGTCTGCAAACAAATTAATGAAGATTATGTTGGACATTGCAGAG GGAATGAAATACATGTCAGGCCAGAGGATCATCCACTCTGATCTCGCTGGGAGGAATATTTTAATGACAAAAGATCTGCATGCAAAAATCTCTGATTTTGGACTAGCCAGATACTTGAGTAAAGGGAAAGACTATTACCGTCGATCCAAGGAAAAGGAACTCCCAGCCTCTTG GTGCTCACCTGAGGGTCTGACGACATTGAAATTCACAACGGTTGGAGATGTATGGAGTTACGGTGTTGTTTTGTGGGAAGCATTCACACATGGAAAGCGGCCGAGCTACGGTAAGGATTTAAGACAACTTGCCCAGCGACTTTTTGACGGAGAGAGACTTGAACGACCAAACGGAGAAGAGGGGTGTCCTGATCAGGTATGGGACCTGATGAAATGGTGCTGGAAGTACACACCAAATGAGAGGCCATCATTCCAGGAAATCGCAAATGAATGCAT tgaaattttaaaagaaatacgACTGGACACTGATAGTGAGGAGATACAGCCCGATCCCAATTTACAACAACAAGATGGAGTTCCTCCAAGCCGACTACCAACCCCTGTCGCCGGAGTAATCCCCCCTGTCATACCTGGAGTTAATGCCCTGGAGACTACTCAAGTACCTGTGCCAGGAGGACAAGATTCTGTGATTGGCTCTAACATCCGTACCAATTTACCATCTAATAATATTCCACATCAAAATGGCATagtaattacctcccctgaattAAACAGGAACACAATACAGTGTTCACAAGGTGCCAGCTTACCTACTTCACCTAACTCACTTAGAACTAATCTACACAACAGCCGAGTTCCTCTCAGTCCTGTGGGCCAACCATTTGACAGAGAATTACCAAGGAAACCTAGAGATGATTTCAGCTTTCTTCTTGTCAAGAAGGAACTGGAGGTCAATAGGGCAGACATGCTTGGACAA ggTGAATTTGGCTTTGTGTACAAGGGACAGTACAGGCAGAAAGAGGTCGCTGTAAAGGTGATAGAAGAAGGTCACCTTAACAAGTACAACGAGGAACTCTTTTGGGAGGAGGTTGATGTGTTTGGAAGAGCTTGCCACCCTAACATTGTCACATTTCTTGGATTTGTCAGAGATA cCCACATGCTCGTAATGGAGTTTGTGCCCAAGGGATCTTTATCCATGTACTTATCTAACTGTAGTAAAGGCGAAGCAACACTTTCTCTTCGTCAGAATCTCGGAATCATGACTGACATTGCCTCG